In Arthrobacter sp. StoSoilB5, one genomic interval encodes:
- a CDS encoding GPW/gp25 family protein: MSAPRYTSIAFVHPDFDATAGVPGLRITPAGRMATVTDAASIRQALLLLLSTRPGERVNRPTYGCHLFRLAFAPADDTTAGLAIHYVARAVEQWERRITVLSLDASRSPEDPEVLEVRLKYRVRTTQREDEIAIALPVESGGAA, from the coding sequence ATGAGCGCCCCACGCTACACGTCGATTGCTTTCGTCCATCCGGACTTCGACGCCACCGCAGGCGTCCCGGGCCTGCGCATCACGCCGGCAGGAAGGATGGCGACTGTTACGGACGCGGCCTCCATCCGCCAAGCCCTGCTCCTCTTGCTGAGCACCAGACCCGGCGAGCGGGTGAACCGCCCGACGTACGGCTGCCACTTGTTCCGCTTGGCGTTTGCTCCGGCCGACGACACCACGGCAGGCCTGGCTATCCACTACGTAGCCCGGGCCGTGGAGCAGTGGGAGCGGCGCATCACCGTCCTGTCCCTTGACGCGTCACGGTCGCCGGAGGACCCCGAAGTCCTTGAGGTCCGGTTGAAGTATCGAGTCCGCACCACGCAACGTGAGGACGAGATCGCCATTGCCCTGCCCGTGGAATCCGGAGGTGCCGCATGA